One Synechococcus sp. CC9605 genomic window carries:
- a CDS encoding NADH-quinone oxidoreductase subunit M: MLLSLLLLIPFLGALALILWPGSPSSARLRDVSIVLLVVQCLASFALLLPFDAADAGLQLVEQARWVHAIGLDYALALDGLSLPLVLMNGVLCLVAAIASRTIENRPRVYFALLLVISGAVNGAFLAQNLLLFFLFYELELIPLWMLIAVWGGANRAYAATKFLIVTAVSGVLILGAFLGIALVTGTMDFSLRPILAGELGMTAQLLLMGALLIGFGIKIPLFPFHTWLPDAHTEASTPVSVLLAGVLLKLGTYGLLRFCLGLFPDAWQVAAPWLAGWAAISVLYGSLAAIAQTDMKRMVAYSSVGHMGYVLLAAAAATPLGLMGALFQMVSHGLISGVLFLVVGVVYAKTGTRDLNVLRGLLNPQRGLPLTGSLMIIGVMASAGIPGMAGFISEFLIFRGSLQPFPLATLLSMVGSGLTAVYFLLLVNRAFFGRLAIAPGEVVNPRILNRVALREQVPAIALSLGVLVLGLAPELLSNLSEAATTGLSLITGDLS; this comes from the coding sequence ATGCTTCTTTCCCTCTTGCTTCTGATTCCCTTCCTCGGGGCTCTGGCTCTGATCCTCTGGCCAGGATCCCCGTCGAGTGCACGCCTGCGCGATGTGTCCATCGTGCTGCTGGTGGTGCAGTGCCTGGCGAGCTTTGCCCTGCTGCTGCCTTTCGATGCCGCCGATGCAGGTTTGCAGTTGGTGGAACAGGCTCGCTGGGTGCATGCCATCGGCCTGGATTACGCCTTGGCGCTGGATGGCCTGTCGTTGCCGCTAGTTTTGATGAACGGGGTTCTCTGCCTGGTGGCGGCCATCGCGTCGCGCACGATCGAAAACCGCCCCCGTGTCTACTTCGCCCTGTTGCTAGTGATTTCCGGAGCGGTGAATGGTGCCTTCCTGGCCCAGAACCTGCTGCTCTTCTTCCTGTTCTACGAACTGGAACTCATCCCCCTCTGGATGCTGATCGCTGTGTGGGGTGGTGCCAACCGGGCCTACGCAGCCACGAAGTTTCTGATCGTCACCGCCGTCTCAGGCGTGCTGATCCTGGGTGCCTTCCTTGGCATTGCCCTGGTCACCGGAACCATGGACTTCAGCCTGCGGCCGATCCTTGCCGGTGAACTTGGCATGACCGCCCAGCTGCTGCTGATGGGTGCTCTCTTGATCGGCTTTGGCATCAAGATCCCCCTCTTCCCTTTCCACACCTGGCTGCCGGATGCCCATACCGAGGCCTCCACACCGGTGTCGGTTCTTCTGGCAGGTGTGCTGCTCAAGCTGGGCACCTACGGACTGTTGCGTTTCTGTCTTGGCTTGTTCCCCGACGCCTGGCAGGTGGCTGCTCCCTGGCTGGCCGGCTGGGCAGCGATCTCGGTCCTTTACGGATCCCTTGCGGCGATTGCTCAGACCGACATGAAACGCATGGTGGCCTACAGCTCGGTGGGCCACATGGGTTACGTGCTGTTGGCCGCCGCCGCCGCCACGCCGCTCGGGTTGATGGGAGCCTTGTTCCAGATGGTGAGCCACGGCCTGATCTCCGGGGTGCTGTTCCTTGTAGTGGGTGTCGTTTATGCCAAGACCGGCACCCGCGACCTCAACGTGTTGCGTGGCCTGCTCAACCCCCAGCGCGGCCTTCCGCTCACCGGATCTCTGATGATCATCGGGGTGATGGCCAGTGCCGGAATTCCTGGCATGGCCGGCTTCATCTCCGAATTCCTGATTTTCCGCGGCAGCCTTCAGCCCTTCCCCCTGGCCACGCTGCTTTCCATGGTGGGATCAGGACTGACGGCGGTGTATTTCCTGCTGTTGGTGAACCGCGCCTTCTTCGGTCGCCTGGCGATTGCCCCCGGCGAGGTAGTGAATCCCCGTATCCTCAATCGCGTAGCGCTGCGGGAGCAAGTTCCGGCCATCGCCCTCAGCCTCGGTGTGCTGGTGCTTGGCCTTGCGCCGGAGCTGCTCTCGAACCTCAGTGAGGCGGCCACCACGGGCCTCAGCCTGATCACTGGAGATCTGTCATGA
- a CDS encoding NAD(P)H-quinone oxidoreductase subunit F: protein MTPELSLPIQTAWLIPLYGFIGMLVSLPWACGWFRRDAHRPAAYLNILLTLLAFAHASLILQEVYQSGPVDLAFPWLSVADLELNISFSLSLTNLVALELITGLSLLSQVYSLGYMDKEWALARFFALLGFFEGAMSGVVLSDSLFQSYFLLEMLTLSTYLLVGFWYAQPLVVTAARDAFLTKRVGDVLLLMGVVALCSYSGVMGFNDLYAWAAQDTLSPLAATLLGLGLVAGPTGKCAQFPMHLWLDEAMEGPNPASILRNSVVVTCGAIVLLKVMPILQLSPIAIGVMLVIGSISAIGGSLVALAQVDIKRTLSYSTTAHMGLVFIAIALQIPVLALLLLFTHAVSKALLSMSIGGVIASTNCQDITELGGLGSRMPATTTAFLVGGAGLVGFLPLGGFLALAQSIELLSVRSVPFMAVFLLTNALTAMGLVRVYRHVFMGDSLIKSRRAAEVNWQMAFPMVALTVIVLITPLLLVRLESLDGLLAFPLWAAALVVGSGLIGLLAGAVLPLSKAWSRSLNPLLRWWQDLLSFDFYTERFYRLTIVNVVAGFSRLASWFDRNVVDGLLNGVARFSLASADSLKLSVSGQSQSYVLTVLLAIVLFLTAVSWFLT from the coding sequence TTGACCCCGGAGCTTTCGCTTCCCATCCAGACCGCCTGGTTGATCCCGCTCTATGGGTTCATCGGGATGCTGGTTTCCCTTCCTTGGGCCTGTGGCTGGTTCCGCCGAGATGCCCATCGACCGGCGGCCTACCTCAACATCCTTCTCACCCTGCTGGCCTTCGCCCACGCAAGCCTGATCCTGCAGGAGGTGTACCAATCAGGGCCGGTGGATCTGGCCTTTCCCTGGCTCAGCGTGGCTGATCTGGAGCTGAATATCAGCTTCAGTCTCTCGCTCACCAACCTGGTGGCCCTGGAACTGATCACGGGCCTCAGCTTGCTGTCCCAGGTGTACTCCCTGGGCTACATGGATAAGGAATGGGCGTTGGCCCGCTTCTTTGCCCTGCTCGGTTTTTTTGAGGGTGCGATGAGTGGTGTTGTGCTCAGCGACTCCCTGTTCCAGAGCTATTTCCTGCTGGAGATGCTGACGCTATCCACCTATTTATTGGTGGGTTTCTGGTATGCCCAACCGCTGGTGGTCACAGCGGCCCGGGATGCCTTCCTCACCAAGCGCGTTGGTGATGTGCTGCTGCTGATGGGTGTGGTGGCGCTCTGCAGCTATTCCGGCGTGATGGGGTTCAACGACCTTTATGCCTGGGCCGCTCAAGACACCCTCTCTCCGCTGGCGGCAACGCTGTTGGGTTTGGGCCTGGTCGCTGGCCCAACGGGCAAATGTGCCCAGTTCCCCATGCACCTCTGGCTGGACGAAGCCATGGAGGGCCCGAATCCTGCTTCGATTCTGCGGAACTCGGTGGTGGTGACCTGCGGCGCCATCGTGCTGTTGAAGGTGATGCCCATCCTTCAGCTCTCGCCCATCGCCATCGGTGTGATGCTCGTGATCGGCAGCATCAGTGCGATCGGTGGCTCTTTGGTGGCCCTGGCTCAGGTGGACATCAAACGCACGCTGTCGTATTCCACAACGGCCCACATGGGCCTCGTCTTCATCGCCATTGCCCTGCAGATCCCTGTTCTGGCCTTGTTGCTGCTGTTCACCCATGCCGTGTCCAAGGCGCTGCTATCGATGAGCATTGGCGGTGTGATTGCCTCCACCAATTGTCAGGACATCACCGAGCTCGGGGGGTTGGGCAGCCGCATGCCGGCCACCACCACGGCGTTTCTTGTGGGAGGTGCTGGTCTGGTGGGCTTCCTGCCCCTGGGTGGCTTCTTGGCCCTGGCCCAGTCGATTGAACTGCTGAGCGTGCGCTCGGTGCCGTTCATGGCGGTCTTCCTTCTCACCAACGCACTCACCGCCATGGGTCTTGTGCGGGTGTACCGCCATGTGTTCATGGGGGATTCCCTGATCAAGTCCCGCCGGGCTGCCGAGGTGAACTGGCAGATGGCGTTCCCGATGGTGGCGCTCACCGTGATTGTGCTGATCACCCCGCTGCTGCTGGTGCGGCTTGAATCCCTCGATGGTTTGTTGGCCTTCCCCCTCTGGGCAGCAGCTCTGGTGGTGGGAAGCGGCCTTATTGGCCTGCTTGCTGGCGCCGTTCTCCCCCTGAGCAAGGCCTGGTCTCGCTCGTTGAATCCTCTGCTGCGCTGGTGGCAGGACCTGCTGTCTTTCGACTTTTACACCGAGCGCTTCTATCGCCTCACCATCGTCAACGTGGTGGCTGGTTTCTCTCGCCTGGCCTCCTGGTTCGACCGCAACGTGGTGGATGGTCTTCTCAATGGGGTGGCGCGCTTCTCCCTGGCCAGTGCCGACAGCCTCAAGCTCAGCGTCAGCGGCCAGAGCCAGTCGTACGTGTTGACGGTGCTTCTGGCCATCGTTCTTTTCCTCACCGCGGTGAGCTGGTTCCTCACCTGA
- a CDS encoding BMC domain-containing protein, translating to MATPSPAPRRRTTRSTAAANKTVDVKPVASTPAPASTPAKAAPASTTRRASTTTRRSSASNTGSGGGSAVTKPAATPSPIVPGVALGMIETRGMVPAIEAADAMTKAAEVSLICREYVGGGYVTVMVRGETGAVNAAVRAGADACERVGDGLVAAHIIARPHKEVEPVLAGSGAARRS from the coding sequence ATGGCCACTCCTTCCCCCGCCCCCCGTCGTCGCACCACCCGCAGCACCGCCGCGGCAAACAAGACCGTGGATGTGAAGCCTGTGGCCAGCACCCCTGCTCCCGCGTCGACTCCCGCCAAGGCAGCTCCTGCTTCAACCACCCGTCGCGCGTCCACCACAACGCGCCGCAGCAGCGCTTCCAACACTGGATCCGGCGGCGGCTCAGCCGTGACCAAGCCCGCTGCTACTCCTTCCCCCATCGTTCCCGGTGTGGCGCTGGGCATGATCGAAACCCGCGGCATGGTTCCTGCCATTGAGGCAGCCGATGCGATGACCAAGGCTGCTGAGGTGAGCCTGATCTGCCGTGAGTACGTGGGTGGTGGCTACGTCACGGTGATGGTGCGTGGCGAAACCGGTGCGGTGAATGCCGCTGTTCGTGCCGGTGCCGATGCCTGCGAGCGCGTGGGCGACGGCCTCGTAGCTGCTCACATCATTGCCCGTCCCCATAAAGAGGTGGAGCCGGTGTTGGCTGGCAGTGGTGCAGCTCGCCGCAGCTGA
- a CDS encoding ribulose bisphosphate carboxylase small subunit, whose product MPFQSTVGDYQTVATLETFGFLPPMTQDEIYDQIAYIIAQGWSPLVEHVHPSNCMATYWSYWKLPFFGEKDLNVVVSELEACHRAYPDHHVRIVGYDAYTQSQGACFVVFEGR is encoded by the coding sequence ATGCCTTTCCAGAGCACCGTGGGTGACTATCAAACAGTCGCCACCCTGGAGACCTTCGGCTTCCTCCCGCCGATGACCCAGGACGAGATCTACGACCAGATCGCCTACATCATTGCCCAGGGTTGGAGCCCGCTCGTTGAGCACGTCCACCCCAGCAACTGCATGGCCACCTACTGGTCGTATTGGAAGCTCCCCTTCTTCGGTGAGAAGGATCTGAACGTCGTTGTCAGTGAGCTCGAGGCTTGCCACCGCGCATACCCCGACCATCACGTGCGCATCGTCGGTTACGACGCCTACACCCAGAGCCAGGGTGCCTGCTTCGTGGTTTTCGAAGGACGCTGA
- a CDS encoding carboxysome assembly protein CsoS2 has translation MARLSSRELALERRKALTTSGKKSSVAAGDGANRVRTVVDARPTRTNAAAAAEPASAPATPAAVAPQRTTSFTAAPANRSSQVKPHRDPSRELVLARRDALSRRGKTADTSRDRNRADVARQTKAAAPAAAPAETTKSCGCGGKRAYEKASLSAPAPKLSGRTERRSATPKRRAIENSSRALVLARREAMAKHGKTAGKQPTSAAAVARQANPDLTSRELAQQVRELRTKAGARNKQSAGVTRPTGPNRHGAKQAAAADAHWKVGESTTTSGQTVTGTQANRSVKTTGNEASTCRSITGTEYLGAEVFQTFCQTAPAATTPAKVRVTATSHGNRVTGNEVGRSEKVTGDEPGTCKSVTGTEYISANQSAAYCGGGVTPPRKVGHSLTERGRPVSGVMVGRSASVTGDEVGANRSLTGDQYLGSDPLPEGRPAAKVGLSGTLSGTGVTGTMVGRSAQVTGDEFGSCHRVTGDQYISAEQVNAFCGSKPEPEAAKVGFSVTNRNQVVSGTRTGRSENVTGDEPGSCQAVTGTPYAGLEQAGQHCGTSAVQAIRERTPVRVGTPSAAMTGIQPGVGGVMTGDKRGACEAVTGTPYVGADQLAAACGADAPAGTDTHGQAPEGAAWTRFSVVSPARAAQQQREANSGVTGTSYEQGNRITGPFDMAGGKVTGTEQFRFDNREFQNRQQRQFQPTVAVVSEPSEKPASRVTGEGSSTKITGDDWDRGEHVTGTEGASARRRNPSRPGPMSAMSPFERKRNEETEWPVSRVTGSSGNTEKGSLITVSGGARG, from the coding sequence ATGGCAAGACTCTCCAGTCGCGAACTCGCACTTGAACGCCGCAAGGCGCTGACCACTTCTGGTAAGAAGTCCTCGGTAGCGGCTGGTGATGGCGCCAACCGTGTTCGCACCGTTGTTGATGCCCGTCCCACCCGCACCAACGCAGCCGCAGCTGCTGAGCCTGCCTCTGCACCTGCTACCCCCGCTGCTGTAGCTCCGCAGCGGACCACATCTTTCACAGCTGCTCCTGCAAACCGCAGCTCCCAGGTCAAGCCGCATCGCGATCCCAGCCGCGAATTGGTGCTCGCCCGTCGTGATGCCCTGTCCCGCCGCGGTAAGACCGCAGACACCAGCCGCGATCGCAACCGCGCTGATGTTGCCCGTCAAACCAAGGCCGCTGCTCCTGCAGCTGCACCCGCTGAAACCACCAAGAGCTGTGGCTGCGGTGGCAAGCGTGCCTATGAAAAGGCTTCCCTGAGTGCTCCGGCCCCCAAGCTTTCTGGTCGCACCGAACGCCGTTCGGCCACTCCCAAACGTCGTGCCATTGAGAACTCCAGCCGCGCGCTGGTGCTGGCCCGTCGTGAAGCCATGGCTAAGCACGGCAAAACTGCTGGCAAGCAACCCACCAGCGCAGCAGCCGTTGCCCGTCAGGCCAACCCTGACCTCACCAGCCGTGAGTTGGCCCAACAGGTGCGTGAGCTACGCACCAAGGCCGGCGCCCGCAACAAGCAAAGCGCTGGTGTGACTCGCCCCACCGGTCCCAACCGCCATGGCGCCAAGCAAGCCGCTGCCGCTGATGCCCACTGGAAGGTGGGTGAAAGCACCACCACAAGCGGCCAGACCGTGACCGGCACCCAGGCAAACCGCTCGGTGAAAACCACCGGCAACGAAGCCAGCACCTGCCGTTCGATCACCGGTACCGAGTACCTGGGCGCCGAAGTCTTCCAGACCTTCTGCCAGACCGCTCCCGCTGCCACCACTCCGGCCAAGGTGCGCGTCACCGCCACCAGCCACGGCAACCGCGTCACCGGCAATGAAGTCGGCCGTTCCGAAAAGGTCACCGGCGATGAGCCCGGCACTTGCAAGAGCGTGACCGGCACCGAGTACATCTCCGCCAACCAGTCCGCTGCCTATTGCGGTGGTGGCGTGACCCCCCCGCGCAAGGTGGGCCACAGCCTCACCGAACGGGGGCGTCCTGTGAGTGGCGTGATGGTGGGCCGCTCCGCCAGCGTCACTGGGGATGAAGTCGGTGCCAACCGCAGCCTCACCGGCGATCAGTACCTCGGCTCAGATCCCCTGCCCGAAGGTCGTCCTGCAGCCAAGGTGGGCCTTTCCGGAACCCTCTCCGGCACTGGCGTGACTGGCACCATGGTGGGCCGTTCGGCTCAGGTCACTGGAGATGAGTTTGGCTCCTGCCACCGCGTTACTGGTGACCAATACATCAGTGCCGAGCAGGTGAATGCCTTCTGTGGCTCCAAGCCCGAACCCGAAGCCGCCAAAGTTGGTTTCAGCGTCACCAACCGCAACCAGGTGGTGAGCGGCACCCGCACGGGTCGTTCGGAGAACGTGACGGGCGACGAGCCCGGCAGCTGCCAGGCCGTCACCGGCACCCCGTATGCAGGCCTTGAGCAGGCCGGCCAACACTGCGGAACCTCTGCAGTTCAGGCCATCCGTGAGCGCACACCAGTGCGTGTCGGCACCCCTTCCGCTGCCATGACCGGCATCCAACCCGGTGTGGGTGGTGTGATGACCGGCGACAAGCGTGGCGCTTGTGAAGCAGTCACCGGCACGCCCTACGTGGGTGCTGATCAGCTGGCCGCTGCCTGTGGTGCTGATGCTCCCGCTGGCACCGACACCCATGGCCAAGCCCCTGAGGGTGCTGCCTGGACCCGTTTCAGCGTGGTGTCTCCCGCCCGTGCTGCCCAGCAGCAACGTGAGGCCAATTCCGGTGTGACAGGCACGTCCTATGAGCAGGGGAATCGCATCACCGGCCCTTTTGACATGGCTGGCGGCAAGGTGACCGGTACGGAGCAGTTCCGCTTCGACAACCGCGAGTTCCAGAACCGTCAGCAGCGCCAGTTCCAGCCCACCGTGGCTGTGGTCAGCGAGCCTTCCGAGAAGCCTGCATCCCGGGTGACCGGCGAGGGCTCTTCCACCAAGATCACTGGTGACGACTGGGATCGTGGTGAGCACGTGACCGGTACTGAGGGTGCTTCGGCCCGCCGTCGTAACCCCAGCCGGCCCGGCCCGATGAGTGCAATGTCTCCCTTCGAGCGCAAGCGCAACGAAGAGACCGAATGGCCTGTGAGCCGCGTGACCGGTTCCAGCGGCAACACCGAGAAGGGTTCCCTGATCACCGTCTCCGGCGGCGCACGGGGCTGA
- a CDS encoding carboxysome peptide A: MLIVKVVKPLVSTNRIPDFEHKHLQVVLDGSTKKVAVDAVGAKPGDWVICVSSSAAREAAGSKSYPSDLTIVGIIDHWEPDPPKTSAPSPSPSPSKPAGGNAS; encoded by the coding sequence ATGCTCATCGTCAAGGTCGTCAAGCCGCTCGTTTCCACCAACCGGATCCCCGATTTCGAGCACAAGCACCTCCAGGTGGTGCTGGATGGCAGCACCAAGAAGGTGGCCGTCGATGCGGTGGGTGCGAAACCTGGTGACTGGGTGATCTGCGTCAGCAGCTCGGCCGCCCGTGAAGCCGCCGGCAGCAAGTCGTATCCCAGTGACCTCACAATCGTGGGGATCATTGACCACTGGGAACCCGACCCCCCAAAGACCTCCGCTCCCTCTCCATCCCCGAGCCCCAGCAAACCCGCGGGAGGCAATGCCAGCTGA
- a CDS encoding carboxysome shell carbonic anhydrase, with amino-acid sequence MVRSKPLRGGRPQAPSAPTRRQLQQLAPSSDSLQTTSEVESSTRKAALDRRRALTTAGKAAQLGGGSVGGGRIRSRKDVQRPAPSQPGWVRREKAATRAVPFNLSRSSLPITHRRHPLTDAAANAGLQAYEQEIKGRFDRIVPLLQQVSALQHETDFIPQAQRLCRAELGFDLPDHIMQRAWVRPLDMRALFAWCVFESHRLFSDRFFQDDPLDAGTGSAASREFEQFLLDCGVHLLDLTPCADGRLAHTVAYALRIPFSAVRRRSHAGAMFDVENTVNRWVKTEHRRYRESSPNPSTEPTRYLKVVTYHFSSLDPSHQGCAAHGSNDELAAAAGHQRLLDFRESVENSFCCGASVDLLLIGLDTDTDAIRVHPPSRDSEMVLDRWLCARELHAATASMSADQAMAQIAEAVESSAPGPMDAGMVSFLTRLLANNFSQIDYVQDLHGGTYPDAGHAERFIGVGIGFKEVHLRNLTYFAHLDTVEEGAPDLDVGVKIFKGLNVSRDLPIPVVVRFDYSGRVPGARERAIADCQRVNRAIADRYAALVDEGLLHTCLTIRDRNQTAPAEVVGSTLDPQLPEAH; translated from the coding sequence ATGGTTCGCTCCAAGCCTCTCCGTGGCGGGCGACCTCAGGCCCCCTCGGCACCCACCCGTCGCCAGCTTCAACAGCTGGCTCCAAGCTCTGATTCCCTTCAGACCACGTCTGAAGTCGAGTCCTCCACCCGCAAGGCCGCTCTGGATCGCCGCCGTGCCCTCACCACCGCGGGCAAGGCCGCTCAACTCGGTGGCGGCTCGGTTGGTGGTGGTCGGATTCGCTCCCGCAAGGACGTTCAGCGCCCCGCTCCCTCTCAGCCAGGTTGGGTCCGCCGTGAGAAGGCAGCCACCAGGGCGGTTCCTTTCAATTTGAGCCGCAGCTCTCTGCCGATCACCCATCGGCGCCATCCGTTGACGGATGCAGCGGCGAATGCAGGTCTTCAGGCCTACGAGCAGGAGATCAAGGGCCGCTTTGATCGGATTGTTCCTTTGCTCCAGCAGGTATCAGCGCTTCAGCACGAAACCGATTTCATTCCCCAGGCCCAGCGTTTGTGCCGGGCCGAACTCGGCTTTGATCTGCCGGATCACATCATGCAGCGGGCCTGGGTTCGCCCCCTCGACATGCGCGCTCTGTTCGCCTGGTGCGTGTTCGAAAGCCACCGTCTATTCAGTGACCGGTTCTTCCAGGATGACCCCCTGGATGCCGGAACGGGCAGTGCTGCCTCCCGGGAGTTCGAACAGTTCTTGCTCGACTGCGGTGTTCATCTGCTCGACCTGACGCCCTGTGCCGATGGTCGCCTAGCCCACACCGTTGCCTATGCCCTGCGCATTCCCTTCAGCGCTGTGCGTCGCCGCTCTCACGCTGGCGCCATGTTCGACGTGGAGAACACGGTGAACCGCTGGGTCAAAACCGAGCATCGACGCTACCGCGAAAGTTCACCCAATCCCTCCACCGAACCGACCCGTTACCTGAAGGTGGTTACGTACCACTTCAGTTCCCTCGATCCCTCCCATCAGGGCTGCGCTGCCCATGGCAGCAACGACGAGTTGGCGGCAGCGGCGGGCCACCAACGCTTGCTCGACTTCCGTGAGTCGGTGGAAAACAGCTTCTGCTGCGGTGCCTCCGTTGATCTTCTCCTGATCGGTCTCGATACAGATACCGATGCGATCCGGGTGCACCCCCCAAGCCGTGACAGCGAAATGGTGCTCGACCGTTGGCTCTGTGCCAGGGAACTGCATGCCGCCACGGCATCGATGAGTGCCGATCAAGCCATGGCACAGATTGCTGAAGCCGTTGAGAGCTCGGCTCCTGGCCCCATGGATGCCGGGATGGTGTCGTTCCTGACCCGGTTGCTCGCCAATAACTTCTCCCAGATCGATTACGTGCAGGATCTGCACGGGGGCACCTACCCCGATGCCGGCCATGCAGAGCGTTTCATTGGCGTTGGCATCGGCTTCAAAGAGGTGCATCTGCGCAACCTCACCTATTTCGCCCACCTCGACACCGTCGAGGAGGGCGCCCCTGATCTCGATGTGGGCGTGAAAATTTTCAAGGGTCTGAATGTGTCCCGTGATCTGCCCATTCCAGTTGTGGTGCGTTTCGACTATTCCGGCCGTGTCCCGGGTGCTCGGGAACGGGCCATCGCCGATTGCCAACGTGTGAACCGTGCCATCGCCGATCGCTACGCAGCTCTCGTTGATGAGGGCCTGCTCCACACTTGTCTCACCATTCGCGACCGCAACCAGACGGCTCCGGCCGAGGTCGTCGGTTCCACGCTCGATCCGCAACTTCCGGAGGCTCACTGA
- a CDS encoding form I ribulose bisphosphate carboxylase large subunit → MSKKYDAGVKEYRDTYWTPDYVPLDTDLLACFKCTGQEGVPKEEVAAAVAAESSTGTWSTVWSELLTDLDFYKGRCYRIEDVPGDKESFYAFIAYPLDLFEEGSITNVLTSLVGNVFGFKALRHLRLEDIRFPMAFIKSCYGPPNGIQVERDRMNKYGRPLLGCTIKPKLGLSGKNYGRVVYECLRGGLDFTKDDENINSQPFQRWQNRFEFVAEAIKLSEQETGERKGHYLNVTANTPEEMYERAEFAKELGMPIIMHDFITGGFTANTGLSKWCRKNGMLLHIHRAMHAVIDRHPKHGIHFRVLAKCLRLSGGDQLHTGTVVGKLEGDRQTTLGYIDQLRESFVPEDRSRGNFFDQDWGSMPGVFAVASGGIHVWHMPALVTIFGDDSVLQFGGGTHGHPWGSAAGAAANRVALEACVKARNAGRHLEKESRDILTEAAKHSPELAIALETWKEIKFEFDTVDKLDVQN, encoded by the coding sequence ATGAGCAAGAAGTACGACGCTGGGGTCAAGGAGTACAGGGATACCTACTGGACTCCTGATTACGTCCCCCTCGACACCGACCTGCTGGCCTGCTTCAAGTGCACCGGCCAAGAAGGTGTGCCCAAGGAAGAAGTTGCCGCTGCTGTGGCTGCTGAATCCTCCACCGGCACCTGGTCCACTGTGTGGTCCGAGCTCCTTACCGATCTCGACTTCTACAAAGGCCGTTGCTACCGCATCGAAGACGTCCCTGGTGACAAGGAGTCTTTCTATGCCTTCATCGCCTACCCCCTCGACCTGTTCGAAGAGGGTTCCATTACCAACGTTCTGACCTCCCTGGTCGGCAATGTGTTCGGTTTCAAGGCTCTGCGCCACCTCCGTCTGGAAGACATCCGCTTCCCGATGGCGTTCATCAAGAGCTGCTACGGCCCGCCGAACGGCATCCAGGTCGAGCGCGACCGGATGAACAAGTATGGCCGTCCTTTGCTTGGTTGCACCATCAAGCCGAAGCTCGGCCTGAGCGGTAAGAACTACGGCCGTGTTGTCTATGAATGCCTGCGTGGCGGTCTGGACTTCACCAAGGACGACGAGAACATCAACTCCCAGCCCTTCCAGCGTTGGCAGAACCGCTTCGAATTCGTTGCGGAAGCCATCAAGCTGTCCGAGCAGGAGACCGGCGAGCGCAAGGGTCACTACCTCAACGTGACTGCCAACACTCCCGAGGAGATGTACGAGCGCGCTGAGTTCGCCAAGGAACTCGGCATGCCGATCATCATGCACGACTTCATCACCGGTGGCTTCACGGCCAACACCGGTCTGTCGAAGTGGTGCCGCAAGAACGGCATGTTGCTGCACATCCACCGCGCCATGCACGCAGTGATCGACCGTCACCCCAAGCACGGCATCCACTTCCGCGTTCTCGCCAAGTGTCTGCGTCTGTCCGGTGGTGACCAGCTCCACACCGGCACCGTGGTCGGCAAGCTGGAAGGTGATCGTCAGACCACCCTCGGCTACATCGACCAGCTGCGCGAATCCTTCGTGCCCGAAGACCGCAGCCGCGGCAACTTCTTTGATCAGGACTGGGGTTCCATGCCTGGCGTGTTCGCCGTTGCTTCCGGCGGTATCCACGTGTGGCACATGCCCGCCCTGGTCACCATCTTCGGCGACGACTCCGTTCTTCAGTTCGGTGGTGGTACCCACGGTCACCCCTGGGGCTCCGCTGCAGGTGCTGCTGCCAACCGTGTGGCCCTCGAGGCCTGCGTCAAGGCACGCAACGCCGGCCGTCATCTCGAGAAAGAGAGCCGCGACATCCTCACGGAAGCCGCGAAGCACAGCCCTGAGCTGGCCATCGCCCTCGAGACCTGGAAGGAGATCAAGTTCGAGTTCGACACCGTCGACAAGCTCGACGTCCAGAACTGA
- a CDS encoding carboxysome peptide B, which yields MEIMQVMGTLVCSYRVAGLDHMHLRILKNNKGKKLVAVDPVGAREGNWVFTASGSAARHACPDNTVLTDLTIGGIIDFWNPDG from the coding sequence ATGGAGATCATGCAGGTGATGGGAACGCTGGTCTGCTCGTACCGGGTTGCCGGTCTGGATCACATGCACCTGCGCATTCTCAAGAACAACAAGGGCAAGAAGCTGGTGGCCGTTGACCCCGTGGGTGCCCGTGAGGGCAACTGGGTGTTCACCGCCAGCGGTTCGGCTGCCCGGCATGCCTGCCCTGACAACACCGTTCTCACCGATCTCACCATCGGCGGCATCATCGATTTCTGGAATCCGGACGGATAG